The proteins below come from a single Immundisolibacter sp. genomic window:
- a CDS encoding exodeoxyribonuclease VII small subunit, translated as MTSKRKSEAPATAATEPGAQAPDFEAALAELETIVEQLERGELSLEHALRDFEHGVQLARGCQQALKTAELKVQQLVEQDGQLRLEGFEPAE; from the coding sequence ATGACCAGCAAGCGTAAGTCCGAAGCGCCAGCCACCGCCGCAACCGAGCCCGGCGCGCAGGCGCCCGATTTCGAGGCGGCCCTGGCCGAGCTCGAAACCATCGTCGAGCAGCTGGAACGCGGCGAGCTGAGCCTGGAGCACGCATTGCGTGATTTTGAGCATGGCGTACAGCTGGCCCGCGGTTGCCAGCAGGCCTTGAAGACCGCGGAACTGAAGGTCCAGCAACTGGTCGAGCAGGATGGCCAGCTACGGCTCGAAGGCTTCGAGCCGGCCGAGTAA